The DNA region CTTCCGGGGGAGGGTCGGCTGCCAAGGGAGACGTGATCGAAGCCGACTTCGAGATGATCGACAAGGACAAGGACAAGAAGGAATAGAGGCCGCAGAGATTTTTGGGTGGCGACCGGCCGGAAGGCCGGCTCGCGATAGATCCAAGCAACTGAGAAGAAAGGAGCAGCAAATGACCGAACCGAATATTCGCCCCTTAGGGGATCGAATCCTCGTCAAGTTGATCGAGGAGCAGGAGACCAAAAAGGGCGGAATCATCATTCCGGATACCGCCAAGGAAAAACCGCAGGAGGCCACGGTGATAGCCGTCGGTCCGGGCCGGCTGGAGGAAGGCAAGCGTATTCCCATCGAGCTCAAGAAAGGGGATCGCGTCCTGATCAGCAAGTACGGCGGCACCGAGGTGAAGATCGAAGGGGAGTCCTATCAGATCCTTCGGGAAGATGACGTCCTTGCCGTGGTTGGAGGATAAAGGAAAACGGTTTTGAGGAACGAAGAACGAACAAGCGGAGGATCATAGAAGTATGGCTGCAAAACAACTCATCTTCGACGAAGCGGCGCGCCATGCCCTGCTGCGCGGTATCGAGAAGCTGACCAAGGCCGTCAAGGCGACACTGGGGCCGGCGGGTCGTAACGTCATCCTGGACAAAAAGTTCGGAGCACCGACCATCACCAAGGACGGGGTGACGGTGGCGAAGGAGATCGAACTGGAGGATCCCTGGGAGAATATGGGAGCCCAGCTCGTTCGCGAGGTGGCGTCCAAGACCAGCGATGTCGCCGGCGACGGTACGACGACCGCCACAGTTCTTGCCGATGCGATCTACCGGGAAGGCCTGAAGAATGTGACGGCCGGTGCCAATCCGATGGATCTCAAGCGCGGAATCGACAAGGCGGTCAGCGCGGTGGTCGACGAGCTCAAGCGAGTCGCCCGGAAGGTGAAGGAGAAAGAGGAGATCAAGCAGGTGGCCACGGTCTCCGCGAACTGGGATGCCTCGGTGGGCGAAATCATTGCCGACGCGCTCGATAAGGTAGGCAAGGACGGCACCGTCACGGTCGAGGAAGGGAAGCAGATCGCGACCACGCTCGAGGTGGTGGAAGGCATGCAGTTCGACAAGGGCTACATTTCCCCCTACTTCGTTACCAACGCCGAAGAGCTGGAAGCGGTGTTGGAAAATCCCTACATCCTCATCCATGAGAAAAAGATCTCGAGCCTGAAGGACCTGCTTCCCCTTCTGGAGAAGATCGCAAAGGCGGGCCGTCCGCTGCTCATCATCGCGGAGGACGTGGAGGGCGAGGCCCTGGCAACGCTTGTGGTTAACAAGCTGCGCGGCACCCTCCAGGTTTGCGCGGTGAAGGCACCCGGGTTCGGCGATCGCCGGAAGGCGATGCTGGAAGACATCGCGATCCTGACCGGTGGGCGTTGTCTGACCGAAGATCTGGGCATCAAGCTCGAAAACGTGCAGCTTGAGGACCTGGGCCGCGCCAAGAAGGTCGTCGTCGAGAAGGAGAACACGACGATCATCGAAGGTTCGGGTTCGGCCAGCGCCATCCAGGGGCGAGCGAACCAGATCCGGAAGCAGATCGAGGAGACCACCTCCGATTACGATCGCGAGAAGCTGCAGGAACGTCTGGCGAAGCTGGCCGGAGGAGTGGCCGTCGTCAGCGTGGGTGCCGCGACCGAAACCGAGCTCAAGGAGAAAAAGGCGCGCGTGGAAGACGCCCTCCATGCGACCCGTGCTGCGGTCGAGGAGGGGATCGTCGCGGGAGGCGGGGTCGCCCTGCTGCGGTGCCAGCCCTGTGTCAGCAAGCTCGACCTCAAAGGAGATGAGAAGGTGGGAGCGCAGATCGTGGAGCGAGCCCTCGAAGAGCCTCTCCGCGCGCTGGCGAACAACGCCGGATTGGAAGGGAGCGTCATCGTCAATGCGGTGAAGGCCCGGAACGGTGATGAAGGGTACAACGTGGCGACCCGCGAGTATGTCGACATGATCAAGGCGGGGATCGTCGATCCGGCCAAGGTGACGAGGACGGCCTTGCAGAATGCGGCTTCGGTGGCCGGCCTTCTCCTGACCACGGAAGCGATGGTCACGGAGATTCCCGAAAAGGAGAAGAAGGCTACGCCGCCGAGTCCGGGGGCGGGCGACGAATACTAAGGCGGACTACGCGAGAGCGGAAACGGCCTGCCATCGCGGCGAGGTCGCTTCCCTCAGAAAGAGGCAGAGGCCGGAGTTCCCGCGGGAGGGGCTCCGGCCTTTCCCGTCGTAATCCTAGAGTGAGACGAGCATAGACGCGGATGCTCCCTATCCTCTGTTCCCTGTGCCGACGCGGCAAGGAGTAGACAGGCAGATCAGAAGATATGAGCCGACTTACAAACTATCCTTCAATGCCTTTCCAGGAGAAAACCGAACCGATTTCGATGCTTTAATCTTGAGGCGCTCGCCGGTCTTGGGGTTTACCCCGATTCGGGCCTTTCGATGCACGACCTTGAAGGTGCCGAATCCGATTAGCTGAACGGTGCTCGCTTTCCGTATGCCGGTCTTGAGTCCGTCCAGGACGGCGCCGACCGCCGATTCGGCAAGGGCCTTCGTGGTGTCCTTCCCCATTTCCTTTTGGACATGCTCGACGAGATCGACCCGATTCCAACGCTTATTCTTTTTTGCTTCTTTCATTCTCGCTCCTTTCGGACGCGGATCCGATCCGCTTCCAGGCTGTTTGTGACAAAGGGAGTGAGAGTCGTCAACGGGAAAAAGGAGAGACAAGGGATTCCGCTATCGGAAGCGAGCGGGATCGGATTTTTAGCCTTGATAGGAAGTAGTTGCGCATAAACATATTATGTTCATCGTGAGTCTTGCGGTAGGAACGACCATGTATGCGCGGCGCGTAATCCCCTGCATAAGCCTGCGCTGTGCGGGTTAGGCGAGCAAACGAGGGGGCTGCGTCACAGTCGGCTCTCGGGAGCCGCTTCCGCGCCGGGGGGCGCGGAGCCGGAGGAGAGCAGCCGGGATGCGAGGGAGAGCGCCTCGTCCCGGGTTCGCACCTGCCCGTTCAGTTGGGCTTCGCGAACGGCTGCGAGCAGAGAGCCGATGCGCGGACCCGGCGGAACGCCAAGGGCGAGAAGGTCATGTCCGGTGAGGAGCCGAGGAGGCGAGATGTCTTCGGGAGGAAGTTCTTCTAACTTGGCGCGCAAAAACTCATAAATCGTCAGATCTCCATGGCAGGCAAGGCAATCGATGCGATGCAACTCGAGCTCCATGGCGAAAGTGCTGCGGCTGAGGAGTCGTTTGAGTGTTGCGGGGCGCATCTGTTTGGCATCTTTGAAAGCCATGTGATTGGCGACCATGGGGACCACGGCGTCGATCAGAGCGTTAGGCTCGCGGAGTCGTGTCAGGATGGCGCGAGCCATGCGGGCGCCGATGACTTCGTGCTCGAAGAAACGGATCCTGCCGCTCGCATCCCGTCTTTGGG from Methylacidimicrobium sp. AP8 includes:
- the groES gene encoding co-chaperone GroES, which codes for MTEPNIRPLGDRILVKLIEEQETKKGGIIIPDTAKEKPQEATVIAVGPGRLEEGKRIPIELKKGDRVLISKYGGTEVKIEGESYQILREDDVLAVVGG
- the groL gene encoding chaperonin GroEL (60 kDa chaperone family; promotes refolding of misfolded polypeptides especially under stressful conditions; forms two stacked rings of heptamers to form a barrel-shaped 14mer; ends can be capped by GroES; misfolded proteins enter the barrel where they are refolded when GroES binds); this translates as MAAKQLIFDEAARHALLRGIEKLTKAVKATLGPAGRNVILDKKFGAPTITKDGVTVAKEIELEDPWENMGAQLVREVASKTSDVAGDGTTTATVLADAIYREGLKNVTAGANPMDLKRGIDKAVSAVVDELKRVARKVKEKEEIKQVATVSANWDASVGEIIADALDKVGKDGTVTVEEGKQIATTLEVVEGMQFDKGYISPYFVTNAEELEAVLENPYILIHEKKISSLKDLLPLLEKIAKAGRPLLIIAEDVEGEALATLVVNKLRGTLQVCAVKAPGFGDRRKAMLEDIAILTGGRCLTEDLGIKLENVQLEDLGRAKKVVVEKENTTIIEGSGSASAIQGRANQIRKQIEETTSDYDREKLQERLAKLAGGVAVVSVGAATETELKEKKARVEDALHATRAAVEEGIVAGGGVALLRCQPCVSKLDLKGDEKVGAQIVERALEEPLRALANNAGLEGSVIVNAVKARNGDEGYNVATREYVDMIKAGIVDPAKVTRTALQNAASVAGLLLTTEAMVTEIPEKEKKATPPSPGAGDEY
- a CDS encoding HU family DNA-binding protein, which encodes MKEAKKNKRWNRVDLVEHVQKEMGKDTTKALAESAVGAVLDGLKTGIRKASTVQLIGFGTFKVVHRKARIGVNPKTGERLKIKASKSVRFSPGKALKDSL